In Tachyglossus aculeatus isolate mTacAcu1 chromosome 10, mTacAcu1.pri, whole genome shotgun sequence, the following proteins share a genomic window:
- the LOC119933443 gene encoding transmembrane emp24 domain-containing protein 11-like, with amino-acid sequence MKISILLFLLNFWFVLSPAFYFHSAEREEKCIIEDIPSDTLITASFKVQQWDITTHDFLESAPGLGMFVTITTFRDEILMSKLYGPQGTFSFTSHSPGEHNICLQSNSTRLATFGGSKLRIHLDIRVGEHDLDSAIAHAKDKVNEVSFRIEHLIEEIEHIVKEQNYQREREEHFRTTSEDTNGNVFWWALVQTLILISVGIFQMKCLKDFFIAKKLV; translated from the exons ATGAAAATCTCAATTTTGTTATTTCTTTTGAACTTCTGGTTTGTGCTCTCACCTGCTTTTTATTTCCACTCGgcggaaagagaggagaaatgcATAATAGAGGACATTCCAAGTGACACCTTGATAACAG CATCTTTCAAAGTACAGCAGTGGGATATAACCACTCATGATTTCCTTGAATCTGCTCCTGGTTTAGGAATGTTTGTGACCATTACAACATTCCGTGATGAG ATACTGATGTCCAAATTGTATGGACCGCAAGGAACATTCTCTTTTACATCCCATTCACCTGGAGAGCATAACATCTGTTTACAGTCTAATTCCACACGACTTGCGACATTTGGAGGAAGTAAACTG CGAATTCATTTGGACATTCGAGTTGGAGAACATGATCTTGATTCTGCTATTGCTCATGCAAAGGACAAGGTGAACGAAGTTAGCTTCAGAATCGAACATCTCATTGAGGAAATTGAGCATATCGTCAAAGAGCAAAATTATCAAAGG GAACGTGAGGAGCATTTTCGAACGACAAGTGAAGATACCAACGGCAATGTTTTCTGGTGGGCTCTTGTGCAAACGTTAATCCTTATCTCAGTTggaattttccaaatgaagtgCCTTAAAGACTTCTTTATAGCTAAAAAGCTTGTTTGA